GATTAAAATAATAAGGCTGGTGATATATTAATATCACCAGCCTTATATATTTAAGCAATCAACAGAATATAAAAATATTGTAGAGTGAGTTGGTAAAGTAAAATGTTTATTTTAAATAATGGTCGAATAATAATATCAAAAATATTAAAAATAAATATATAAGAGAATATTTAAATAAAGATTTTGCCTGTAAAGTTATTTTGTTAGGATTTTTTTCTTGATAAAGATAGATTGCTTTTATAATAAAAATTATTCCTAATATAAAGCTCGCTATAGCATAATATATTTTAGCATCTGCTATGATAGCAGGCATAATAGCAGTTATAGACATTAAAATAGAATAAATTAATATATATTTTTTCGTATAATTTATTCCTTTTACATTAGGTAGCATTGGTATATTAGCTTTATCATAATCTTGTACCGTATATAAAGATAAAGCCCAAAAATGTGGAGGCGTCCATAGAAATATAATTAAAAATAATAAGATAGGCATTATACTAATATCACCAGTAGCCGATACCCAAGCAACTAATGGTGGAAAAGCTCCTGCTGCACCTCCGATAACTATATTTTGTGGTGTTCTAGGTTTAAGCCAAATGGTGTAAATTACTACGTAAAAGAAGATAGTGAAAGCTAATAATAGTGCTGCTAAATAGTTTAAAAAATATCCTAATGAGAAAACCGATAAGATTGCTAAAATACTTCCAAATAACAGTGCACCGGTTCTGCTAATTCTACCCATAGGTAAAGGACGTTTACAAGTGCGTTTCATTAGTTTATCTCTATCTGCCTCATACCACATGTTTAATGCACCAGAAGCTCCTGCGCCGATAGTGATAGATAAAATTGAAATTATTGCTTGCAATATTGATAGATTATGAGGTGCAACCAATAAGCCACTAATAGCGGTAAAAACTACTAAAGACATTACTCTTGGTTTAAGTAAGCAAATGTAATCAGAAAAAATTTGGCGTTTTTGGCTGAGAAACAATTGATGAGAGGATTTTTTTCTCGACATATTATTAATTCCTGCGGTAAGAGCTAAGTATTATCTATTTTTATATGATATAGCTACAGTGTCCATTTTTTCTTTTTCTTTTCTTTTGATAATAATATCATTACTTCTAAATGTTCACTATATAAAAATTGATCTATGGCTATTGTTTTTTCTATTTTATAACCACCTTTAAGTAAAATTTCTATATCTCTTACTAAAGTGAGGTAGTTACATGATATTACTACTAATTTAGGTATATTACTTTTAGCAATTTCAACTATTTGTTCTATAGAACCAGCTCTAGGTGGGTCTATTATTAGGCCATCATATGGTTGCAATTCTTTTATTACTAAAGGACGTTTAAATAAATCTCTTACTGAGGTTGATATTTTTTTTATACCCTTAATATTATTCGCTGCAATTTGTAGACTTTTTAAAGCATTTTCATCACTATCAAATGCATCAATAGAAGAAAAATAAGACATAGGTAAACTGAAAGTACCTATACCACTAAAAAGATCAACAATATTTTTTTGTTTTCTTAACCAATCAATAGTAATTTCTATCATTTGTTGCTGACTAACATAAGTAGCTTGCAAAAATACACCTGGAGGGAAAGTTATTAGATCATTATTGACTTTGATATAAATATTTTCCTTTTTTATAATTAGTTCTTGATTGACTGTAATACGTAATATATCACTCATCTCAGCAAATTTTACTAATTGAAATCGTTTTTGATCAGTTAGATTTTGCACCTTAGAGATAGTAACATCTAAACCATTTTCAGCTTGTATTACTGTTATATCTATTGGTTTATTAGCAGAGAATAAAGCAGCTATTTGCCGTAAGATTTTTATATTATTTTCAATTGCAGGAACGCTTATAGGACATTCTTTTATTTCGAACAGTTCATGTGATTTTTTTTTAAAAAAACCAAAGATAAAATTATTATTCTGATTATGAGCGTGGAAGGTTACTCTTCTTCTGGCATGTAGCTGCCCTTCTATTAATTTATCAATTTTTATATTAATATTTTTTTCTGTAAATTTTTGTTTCAATAAAGATAATTTATATTCTTCATATTTATCTTTAGCCCAATCTTGGAAACGACATCCTCCACAGATACCAAAATGCTGACAAATAGGAGTCGTTTGTGACGGTTGGAGTAATTCTTTAGCTTGCATGTTATTTTGTTGCATTTTTGATTCCAAATAAGATAAATTCTTGATTGCCGTTCTTACCTTTTAATGGACATTTTTCTAATTTTACATTTTGCCAATATGGTAAATTTGATAACCAATTTTTTAATTCTTCAGCAATAGCTTGTGCAGTTTTTTCACAAGTTATTACTCCTTGTTTATTAAGGAATTTTTTCTCTGATTCAAATTGTGGTTTAACTAGTAAAATTGCAAAACCACCATTTTTGACAAAATTTAAGGCTGGTGGTAATGCCAATTTTAAAGATATAAAGCTTACATCAGCTACAACTCCATCGACATTGTCGTTCAAATGAGTTGTATTTAAAAAACGAGCATTAACACCTTCATGTAAAGTAACTCGCGGATCATTTATTAGTAAAGGAGAAAATTGATCATGACCAACATCTATAGCCGTTACCTGTTTAGCTCCATATTCTAATAAAATTTGCGTAAATCCACCTGTGGAAGCTCCAATATCTAGAAAGCTGCCATCTTGAATTTTAGGATTAAATAATTTTATCGCTGCTAATAATTTATATGCTGCACGGGAAACGTAACGTTGCATTTCATTATTTACAGTTACAGTAAAAGTATCATCTACTTTTAATGAAGATTTGAGATCAACCATTTTATCAGATTTGACATGACCATTTGCAATAGCTTCTTGTGCTTTGGCTCGACTAGAGAAATAATTTTTATTTACTAGCCATTGATCTAAACGTATTTTATTCATAATTTTAACGTAATTCATTCAATTTTTCAGGAGAGGGTAGTTTTTGTTCTAAGGCAAGAATAGCTTTATTAACTATATTATTAACACCTAACCCCATTTTTGCGTGAATGATATTTATATCACCTTGTTCTGGATAATTATCGATATAATGTATACTACGAATTTTTATTTTGTCTAATAAATTTTCATCTGCTAATAATTGTAATACATGAGATCCAAAACCACCTATACTTCCTTCTTCTACTGTTATTAGTAGTTTATGATTGCGGGCTAAATCACATATAAGTAATTTATCTAATGGTTTAGCAAATCGTGCATCAACTACAGTTGTCGAATAACCTAACTTATCTAGTATAGAGGCTGCTATTAAACAATCATCAAGGCAAGTACCTAGAGATAATAAGGCTATTTCTTCACCTGATTTTATTAAATTTCCTTTACCTATTTCTAATAATTTCGGTTCTGGTACAGATAGTAAGGTTGAAGATTTCCTTGGATACCTAAATGATATTGGACCTTCATCAAAAGCTATAGCTGTGTGAACCATATCATTTAGCTCTTCTCCACTTGATGCAGCCATGATAGTGAAATTAGGAAGCGTAGCTAAAAAAACATTATCAAAACTTCCTGCATGTGTTGCTCCGTCAGCTCCTACTATTCCAGCTCTATCTATAGCAAAGCGGACAGGTAAATTTTGTATAGCAATATCATGTATTATCTGATCATAAGCACGCTGCAAAAAAGTAGAATAAATTGCTACCACTGGTTTATAGCCTTCGCAGGCGAGACCTCCAGCAAAAGTTACTGCATGTTGTTCGGCTATACCAACATCAAAAAAATGTTTTGGAAATTTTTTTGCAAATTTTGTTAAACCAGTTCCATCGGGCATAGCTGCAGTTATAGCTACAACTTTATTATCTTTTTCTGCTTCTCTGATTAAAGCGTTAGAAAATATATT
The Bartonella sp. DGB1 genome window above contains:
- a CDS encoding heme o synthase, whose protein sequence is MSRKKSSHQLFLSQKRQIFSDYICLLKPRVMSLVVFTAISGLLVAPHNLSILQAIISILSITIGAGASGALNMWYEADRDKLMKRTCKRPLPMGRISRTGALLFGSILAILSVFSLGYFLNYLAALLLAFTIFFYVVIYTIWLKPRTPQNIVIGGAAGAFPPLVAWVSATGDISIMPILLFLIIFLWTPPHFWALSLYTVQDYDKANIPMLPNVKGINYTKKYILIYSILMSITAIMPAIIADAKIYYAIASFILGIIFIIKAIYLYQEKNPNKITLQAKSLFKYSLIYLFLIFLILLFDHYLK
- a CDS encoding RNA methyltransferase produces the protein MQQNNMQAKELLQPSQTTPICQHFGICGGCRFQDWAKDKYEEYKLSLLKQKFTEKNINIKIDKLIEGQLHARRRVTFHAHNQNNNFIFGFFKKKSHELFEIKECPISVPAIENNIKILRQIAALFSANKPIDITVIQAENGLDVTISKVQNLTDQKRFQLVKFAEMSDILRITVNQELIIKKENIYIKVNNDLITFPPGVFLQATYVSQQQMIEITIDWLRKQKNIVDLFSGIGTFSLPMSYFSSIDAFDSDENALKSLQIAANNIKGIKKISTSVRDLFKRPLVIKELQPYDGLIIDPPRAGSIEQIVEIAKSNIPKLVVISCNYLTLVRDIEILLKGGYKIEKTIAIDQFLYSEHLEVMILLSKEKKKKKWTL
- a CDS encoding TlyA family RNA methyltransferase; this encodes MNKIRLDQWLVNKNYFSSRAKAQEAIANGHVKSDKMVDLKSSLKVDDTFTVTVNNEMQRYVSRAAYKLLAAIKLFNPKIQDGSFLDIGASTGGFTQILLEYGAKQVTAIDVGHDQFSPLLINDPRVTLHEGVNARFLNTTHLNDNVDGVVADVSFISLKLALPPALNFVKNGGFAILLVKPQFESEKKFLNKQGVITCEKTAQAIAEELKNWLSNLPYWQNVKLEKCPLKGKNGNQEFILFGIKNATK